Proteins co-encoded in one Natronorubrum daqingense genomic window:
- a CDS encoding flippase — MTEDSSRGLSDLRSVADGASLYYLGTIVVNIVGFLLNLLLTRVLGASVYGIYAYGTMILAAVLPFANLGSDISITRYLSANKDDTAYQQRMLGLAYLTTLAISGVVAAALFVAAPTINAYTLEEALFTTAMQAFAIALPFQALTQVAASTMRGLERPPEKTVIMVVGPALQLIAIAAAIVVGYSLLGVAAAFSVAAIMAALFAISYSLVRADLRPAAGYSKEEVKEFYNFSAPLTLSQAASFLFKRVDVFMVGIFLASADVGIYNIAVLLAGVIAMPLAGFNQFFPPVASRLYANEEYDTLQSIYATVTRWSITASVIVALPLFIYRTEVLAIFGPEFVAGTAVIALFVAAQLFNAAAGPANDVLMMTDHQYVVMGNHFVFGLANVGLNYVFILEFGLIGAAMATAGTLASLNALRVLQVWYLEGLFAYSLEIWKPIAAAAVASVVMYSLHLSFDGLILAIGGGALGVGAFLATLYLLGIDEEDRRIADEYLGMVPDR; from the coding sequence ATGACGGAAGACTCCTCTCGTGGACTCTCGGACCTCCGATCGGTCGCCGACGGTGCCTCGCTATACTACCTCGGTACCATCGTCGTCAACATCGTCGGCTTCCTGTTGAACCTCCTGTTAACTCGCGTGCTCGGGGCGAGCGTCTACGGTATCTACGCGTACGGGACCATGATCCTCGCCGCGGTGTTGCCGTTCGCGAACCTCGGCTCGGACATCTCGATCACCCGCTATCTCTCCGCGAACAAGGACGACACGGCCTACCAGCAGCGAATGCTCGGCCTGGCATACCTGACGACGCTCGCGATCAGCGGCGTCGTCGCCGCCGCGCTCTTCGTCGCCGCCCCGACCATCAACGCCTACACGCTCGAGGAGGCGCTGTTCACCACGGCCATGCAGGCGTTCGCGATCGCCCTGCCGTTTCAGGCGTTGACGCAGGTCGCCGCGAGCACGATGCGCGGCCTCGAGCGCCCACCCGAAAAGACGGTCATCATGGTCGTCGGGCCGGCGCTGCAGTTGATCGCGATCGCCGCCGCGATCGTCGTCGGCTACTCGCTGCTGGGCGTCGCCGCGGCGTTCTCCGTCGCGGCGATCATGGCCGCGCTATTCGCGATTTCGTACTCGCTGGTTCGCGCCGACCTCCGGCCCGCCGCGGGCTACTCGAAGGAGGAGGTCAAGGAGTTCTACAACTTCTCCGCGCCGCTGACGCTCTCGCAGGCCGCTTCGTTTCTGTTCAAACGCGTCGACGTGTTCATGGTCGGGATCTTTCTCGCCTCGGCCGACGTCGGTATCTACAACATCGCCGTGCTCCTGGCTGGCGTCATCGCGATGCCCCTCGCCGGATTCAACCAGTTCTTCCCGCCCGTCGCCTCCCGTCTCTACGCGAACGAGGAGTACGACACCCTCCAGTCGATCTACGCGACCGTGACACGCTGGTCCATCACGGCCTCCGTTATCGTCGCGCTGCCGCTTTTCATCTACCGAACGGAGGTGCTCGCGATTTTCGGCCCCGAGTTCGTCGCCGGAACGGCCGTCATCGCGCTGTTCGTCGCCGCACAGTTGTTCAACGCCGCCGCCGGCCCCGCGAACGACGTGCTCATGATGACTGATCACCAGTACGTCGTGATGGGCAATCACTTCGTCTTCGGTCTCGCCAACGTCGGACTCAACTACGTCTTCATCCTCGAGTTCGGACTCATCGGCGCGGCGATGGCGACGGCCGGCACGCTGGCCTCGTTGAACGCCCTCCGGGTGCTCCAGGTCTGGTACCTCGAGGGACTGTTCGCGTACTCCCTCGAGATCTGGAAACCGATCGCCGCCGCCGCCGTCGCCAGCGTCGTCATGTACAGTCTCCACCTCTCGTTCGATGGGCTCATCCTCGCGATCGGCGGCGGCGCGCTCGGCGTCGGTGCGTTCCTCGCCACGCTGTACCTGCTGGGAATCGACGAGGAAGACCGCCGAATCGCCGACGAGTACCTCGGCATGGTTCCGGATCGATAA
- a CDS encoding outer membrane protein assembly factor BamB family protein: MSNWNRRSVLVTGTALTTGGLLTSAGGVGAETDETTDGLEMPDGWSSHRGGPGKAGYVPADGEFEKPDTVAWEYEEDGPLAVVDGTVYLNTGEEIHALDDEDGSVEWTAAVDDTDAMTTPAVAGNGVYVGGDQLTALNADSGEVEWTVERGASSPIVAHGAVLAIDEGTLYALEPDSGDLVWERETVEMETDDESDPQEHTAAAVAASDHLVHARTANENGEDENGLVAFDPETGETVWTWLPTVDSDSQFPTFGGLMANDGLIYAVRDASGGGTGGPILDAETGEQTGEGRTELEPAVGDEAWISTLDYRFTASDHSGEELWRVSGGTMQWGPASIVGETVVAIKAGRPPSEGTELVGFDIETGDEQWTVEMEFDSRDTGSRAPTLTEETVYVRSEPDDGSDNVLVALRPSDDGDSDDDGDSDEDGSDDDGDSGEDGSDDDDGSDDGDGGSDEDDSDEDDSDDDPDEGDSEEPDSGEDDSEDGDSDDDDSDDDDSDDDDSDDDDSDDDDSDADDDSDGSDDESDNDGTDDHEPDDDSDDSDDSDGVDDEADDGSEDAEDDSDENGDDDDSVPGFTTGAGIVGSALGLEWLRRQVDAEEPAE; the protein is encoded by the coding sequence ATGTCGAATTGGAACCGCAGATCCGTGCTGGTGACGGGGACAGCGCTCACAACTGGTGGACTTCTCACCTCGGCAGGGGGTGTCGGGGCCGAAACCGACGAAACGACGGACGGACTCGAGATGCCAGATGGCTGGTCGTCTCACCGCGGCGGTCCGGGTAAGGCCGGATACGTGCCCGCCGACGGTGAGTTCGAGAAGCCGGATACCGTCGCCTGGGAGTACGAGGAGGACGGGCCACTCGCCGTCGTCGACGGGACGGTCTACCTGAATACCGGCGAGGAAATCCACGCGCTCGACGACGAGGACGGCTCCGTCGAGTGGACGGCCGCTGTCGACGACACGGATGCGATGACGACGCCCGCGGTCGCCGGCAACGGCGTCTACGTCGGCGGCGACCAGTTAACGGCGCTCAACGCCGACTCCGGCGAGGTCGAGTGGACCGTTGAACGGGGTGCGTCGTCGCCGATCGTCGCCCACGGGGCTGTTCTCGCGATTGACGAGGGAACGCTCTACGCGCTCGAGCCCGACAGCGGCGATCTCGTCTGGGAGCGCGAGACCGTCGAGATGGAGACCGACGACGAGTCCGATCCACAAGAGCACACGGCGGCCGCAGTCGCGGCCTCGGACCACCTCGTCCACGCGAGGACGGCCAACGAAAACGGTGAGGACGAGAACGGCCTCGTCGCTTTCGACCCCGAAACGGGGGAAACGGTGTGGACGTGGCTGCCGACGGTTGATTCGGATTCGCAGTTCCCGACCTTCGGCGGACTGATGGCGAACGACGGATTGATCTACGCCGTTCGCGACGCGAGCGGCGGCGGCACTGGCGGCCCGATCCTCGACGCGGAAACAGGAGAACAAACCGGCGAGGGCCGAACCGAACTCGAGCCCGCCGTCGGCGATGAGGCGTGGATCAGCACGCTCGACTATCGATTCACGGCCTCCGACCATTCGGGGGAGGAACTGTGGCGTGTGAGCGGCGGTACCATGCAGTGGGGCCCGGCGTCGATCGTCGGAGAGACGGTGGTCGCAATCAAGGCGGGTCGGCCCCCATCGGAGGGGACCGAACTCGTCGGGTTCGACATCGAAACCGGCGACGAGCAGTGGACGGTTGAGATGGAGTTCGACAGTCGGGATACGGGGAGTCGTGCACCGACGCTCACCGAGGAGACGGTGTACGTTCGATCCGAGCCGGACGATGGCTCTGACAACGTGCTCGTTGCGCTTCGGCCGTCCGACGACGGCGATTCGGACGACGACGGTGATTCGGATGAGGACGGGTCAGACGATGACGGCGATTCAGGTGAGGATGGATCAGACGACGACGATGGATCAGACGACGGCGATGGTGGTTCGGATGAGGACGATTCGGACGAGGACGACTCTGACGACGATCCGGACGAGGGCGATTCGGAGGAACCAGACTCCGGCGAGGACGACTCCGAGGATGGAGATTCCGACGACGATGATTCCGACGACGATGATTCCGACGACGATGATTCCGACGACGATGATTCCGACGACGATGATTCCGACGCGGACGATGACTCCGACGGGTCCGACGACGAGAGCGACAACGACGGAACCGACGATCACGAACCCGACGACGATTCGGACGATTCGGACGATTCCGACGGCGTCGACGACGAGGCCGACGACGGAAGCGAAGATGCCGAAGACGACTCGGACGAAAACGGGGACGACGACGATAGCGTCCCCGGCTTCACCACCGGCGCGGGTATCGTCGGCAGCGCCCTCGGCCTCGAGTGGCTGCGCCGCCAGGTTGACGCGGAAGAACCGGCCGAGTAA
- a CDS encoding cation:proton antiporter — protein sequence MVLESALSVDFAVILLSATFAGFLAKQTGQPTIIAYILAGVVIGPAALGIVEVSELTELLSELGLAFLLFLLGIKMRIEEIRHVLAPIVKISIPQMVAVFLAGAGVSIALGFAPLEAFLIGLAVMYSSTAVVIKMLTDKDEATSLHGKLDVGVLLVQDVVVVIILAVLAAGQPESVTEVATTLAVVLVLVALVTIAALVSSWTVLPAVFRRISDNKEVFFLIAISWVFLFVFVSDNINLFLEPLGIEAYLSIEMGAFMAGVAIAQLPYSKQLQDRVNPLTDLFVMVFFVSVALDLEASQLFAYTQEAIIAALILMPVKFLIFFALIDWQGFGSETTFLGSLTMIQVSEFGIIVTAVAFEGGFVDADILGFMTLLAIFTMAVSVYFIEYSHALFERFEPTISRVTSDGDFGGGKQDYHDHAVVIGYDDVTRNVLPLLADRYEDVVVVDRTVEHIGTLEEEGYDTVYGDFRNATIRKDVAVKKADFALSSSVEPALNKALLRETGDDTTVFAGADRIEHARDLYDRGAHCVIMTPYLAGDRLADYLRAYLEEDERLDEEIDDDVELLESSEPFPNTYERLGGGLDE from the coding sequence ATGGTACTCGAGAGTGCACTCTCCGTCGATTTCGCCGTTATTCTCTTGAGTGCAACGTTTGCCGGTTTTTTAGCCAAGCAGACGGGACAGCCGACGATCATCGCCTACATTCTCGCCGGCGTCGTCATCGGCCCGGCGGCGCTCGGGATCGTCGAGGTCAGCGAACTGACAGAGTTGCTGTCTGAACTCGGCCTCGCGTTCTTGTTGTTCTTACTCGGGATCAAGATGCGAATCGAGGAGATTCGACACGTTCTCGCACCGATCGTTAAAATTTCGATCCCGCAGATGGTCGCCGTCTTTCTGGCCGGTGCGGGCGTCTCGATAGCGCTCGGATTCGCCCCCCTCGAGGCGTTCCTCATCGGGCTCGCCGTGATGTACAGTTCGACCGCGGTCGTCATCAAAATGCTCACGGACAAGGACGAGGCGACTTCGCTTCACGGCAAGTTAGACGTCGGCGTGTTGCTCGTCCAGGACGTCGTCGTCGTCATTATTCTGGCCGTGCTGGCGGCCGGACAACCAGAGAGTGTCACCGAGGTCGCAACGACGCTGGCGGTCGTGCTCGTTCTCGTCGCGCTGGTCACGATCGCGGCGCTCGTTTCCTCCTGGACCGTCCTGCCGGCCGTTTTCCGACGAATCTCCGACAACAAAGAGGTGTTCTTTCTGATCGCCATTTCGTGGGTGTTCCTGTTCGTCTTCGTCTCCGACAACATCAACCTCTTTCTCGAGCCCTTGGGTATCGAGGCGTACCTCTCGATCGAGATGGGCGCGTTCATGGCCGGGGTCGCCATTGCCCAACTTCCCTACAGCAAGCAGTTACAGGACCGCGTCAACCCGCTAACCGACCTGTTCGTCATGGTGTTTTTCGTCTCGGTTGCACTCGACCTCGAGGCCAGTCAACTCTTCGCGTACACGCAGGAGGCGATCATCGCGGCGCTGATCTTGATGCCGGTGAAGTTCCTCATTTTCTTCGCCCTGATCGATTGGCAGGGATTCGGCTCCGAAACGACGTTTCTCGGGAGTCTCACCATGATTCAGGTCAGCGAGTTCGGCATCATCGTGACCGCCGTCGCATTCGAGGGCGGGTTCGTCGACGCCGATATTCTCGGGTTCATGACGCTCCTCGCCATCTTCACGATGGCCGTCTCGGTGTACTTTATCGAGTACAGCCACGCCCTGTTCGAGCGGTTCGAACCGACCATCTCTCGGGTGACGAGCGACGGCGACTTCGGGGGCGGGAAGCAAGACTATCACGATCATGCGGTCGTCATCGGCTACGACGACGTGACACGAAACGTCCTCCCCCTGCTCGCAGACCGCTACGAGGACGTGGTCGTCGTCGACCGGACTGTCGAGCACATCGGGACCCTCGAAGAGGAGGGGTACGACACAGTGTACGGCGACTTCCGTAACGCGACGATCCGGAAGGACGTGGCCGTGAAGAAGGCTGATTTCGCCCTCTCCTCCTCGGTCGAACCCGCGCTAAACAAGGCGTTGCTCCGAGAAACCGGCGACGACACGACCGTCTTCGCCGGTGCGGACCGGATCGAGCACGCACGCGATCTCTACGACAGAGGTGCACACTGTGTCATCATGACCCCCTATCTCGCAGGCGATCGACTCGCCGACTACCTCCGGGCGTATCTCGAGGAAGACGAGCGATTAGACGAAGAGATCGACGACGACGTCGAACTGCTCGAGAGTTCCGAGCCGTTCCCGAACACGTACGAACGACTCGGAGGTGGTCTCGATGAGTGA
- a CDS encoding HAD family hydrolase, protein MLRAVVFDLDYTLAVPSRTREMILQDATAEAGAPELSREAYLEAHGENLTRETREPIFADLLEDRETDADPATLAKTYRETIAESLEALPGVEAMLEDLTEEYRVGLLTNGPVRAQRDKLETLGWEDAFDAALVTGELEAGKPDPRAFEAITTELDVDPAEALYVGDDVEADVAGGTNAGLSVVQVLLEDGPGKDPRADAAVEQSAIADSLPEVVASLERRVGVSSDASNR, encoded by the coding sequence ATGCTCCGGGCCGTCGTCTTCGACCTCGACTACACGCTCGCCGTTCCATCACGGACTCGCGAGATGATTCTCCAGGACGCGACGGCAGAAGCCGGCGCACCGGAATTGAGCCGCGAGGCCTACCTCGAGGCCCACGGCGAGAACCTCACCCGCGAGACGCGCGAGCCAATTTTTGCCGACTTGCTCGAGGATCGAGAGACGGACGCCGACCCTGCGACCCTCGCGAAGACGTACCGAGAAACGATCGCCGAATCGCTCGAGGCCTTGCCGGGCGTCGAGGCCATGCTCGAGGACCTCACTGAGGAGTACCGCGTCGGCTTGCTCACGAACGGGCCGGTCCGCGCCCAACGCGACAAACTCGAGACGCTCGGTTGGGAGGACGCCTTCGACGCGGCCCTCGTGACGGGCGAACTCGAGGCCGGCAAGCCCGACCCGCGCGCGTTCGAGGCGATCACGACCGAACTCGACGTCGACCCGGCAGAAGCGCTCTACGTCGGCGACGACGTCGAAGCCGACGTCGCCGGCGGGACGAACGCCGGATTGTCGGTCGTGCAAGTCCTCCTCGAGGACGGCCCGGGCAAGGACCCCCGCGCCGACGCGGCCGTCGAGCAATCCGCAATCGCCGACTCGCTTCCCGAGGTCGTTGCCTCGCTCGAGCGCCGCGTCGGGGTATCGAGCGACGCGTCGAATCGGTGA
- a CDS encoding alkaline phosphatase family protein, whose protein sequence is MAVGSLLPDRYSLENVEKVARNPRLLKKELFTLGLGVNARASRLQSARAGRTDGIDMIAADWDNLLILDGCRYDMFAAQSDLEGTLSRKRSLGSDSWEFMETNFEGRSLHDTVYVTANPHVYELEDDVFHATVDLLERGWDEETRTVRPETVVEEAIAAHERYPDKRLIVHFMQPHFPFIGPTGRRFSHMGLEHHLDDEERSSAPNPWFGLVHEQDIDIETVVAAYRENLDLTLPHVETLVEKLDGKSVVTADHGNLIGERGFPIPIRLYGHPRGLHMDQLLAVPWLEAEHTDRRKIVAEPPVESVDETNADDDVVEDRLSALGYV, encoded by the coding sequence ATGGCCGTTGGCTCGCTCCTCCCCGATCGCTACTCGCTCGAGAACGTCGAGAAAGTCGCCCGAAATCCGCGACTCCTCAAAAAGGAACTGTTCACGCTCGGCTTGGGGGTGAACGCTCGAGCGAGCCGACTTCAGTCGGCCCGCGCCGGACGAACGGACGGTATCGACATGATCGCCGCCGACTGGGACAACCTGCTCATCCTCGATGGCTGTCGCTACGACATGTTCGCTGCCCAGTCCGATCTCGAGGGAACCCTGTCCCGAAAGCGCTCGCTGGGCAGCGATAGCTGGGAGTTCATGGAGACGAACTTCGAGGGCCGGTCGCTCCACGACACCGTCTACGTCACGGCGAATCCACACGTCTACGAACTCGAGGACGACGTCTTCCACGCGACCGTCGACTTGCTCGAGCGAGGCTGGGACGAGGAGACGCGGACGGTTCGCCCGGAAACGGTCGTCGAGGAGGCGATCGCCGCCCACGAACGCTATCCGGACAAGCGACTGATCGTCCACTTCATGCAACCACACTTCCCCTTCATCGGCCCGACCGGCCGGCGATTCTCGCACATGGGCCTCGAGCACCACCTCGACGACGAGGAACGCTCGAGCGCGCCGAACCCCTGGTTCGGACTCGTCCACGAACAGGATATCGACATCGAGACGGTGGTCGCGGCCTACCGCGAAAACCTCGACCTCACCTTACCACACGTCGAGACACTCGTCGAAAAACTCGACGGCAAGAGCGTCGTCACCGCCGATCACGGCAACTTGATCGGCGAGCGCGGGTTCCCGATTCCGATTCGCCTCTACGGCCACCCGCGCGGGCTCCACATGGACCAGTTACTCGCCGTGCCGTGGCTCGAGGCCGAGCACACCGACCGACGGAAAATCGTCGCCGAACCGCCAGTCGAATCGGTCGACGAGACGAACGCCGACGACGACGTGGTCGAGGACCGACTCAGCGCGCTGGGGTACGTGTAG
- a CDS encoding cation:proton antiporter, with product MSDLLTAVSIMFIVAGPFLLVADRYDLPTVPLLVLAGIVTGFGFDAFGIDEALTLELAQYGIALLVFSFGVEIDISAVRTVLVDSELAALAQILVVGSLGVGFGVILGVPPEEALFLGVAAALSSTLVGTALLQTEIEMNLVRGRLARSIHFSQDLLAILLVLGLSAGTLAVGPIATLVGYGFALLVGAVLVNRYLFDVIGRLAGDSDELMILGVVSLLAVFVGAAEFAGISLAVGAFAAGLAVRHDPVEHLGLFNGLASIKDFFVAIFFLTIGALVVLPFVELGWSESVEKLVLVAGLVFLTTVVKPAVTTIILIYRGYEARSATLASFSSDQVSEFALIIAIEALLLGLLTQSVFDAIILAAAVTMVTSSLTQRYDERIYRSLADRGVITGRHGKIDEWSDVSAHLFDHVVIVGYGRHGRKLVETCEALEQPYVVVENDPLRRELVTEECDAFVFGDAMERYTWEKANVKDAKLVVSTVDSEPVSRRVLSFGSQSDVILQASDQPTAFDLLDDGALYVSVPNLLAGKQLTHQIRALLDDDVSPAELRSEQLQEIENQPDVPHHHL from the coding sequence ATGAGTGACTTGCTCACCGCGGTCTCGATCATGTTCATCGTGGCGGGGCCGTTCTTGCTGGTCGCCGATCGGTACGACCTGCCGACCGTCCCGCTGTTGGTGCTCGCGGGGATCGTCACCGGCTTCGGATTCGACGCCTTCGGGATCGACGAAGCGCTCACGCTCGAGCTCGCGCAGTACGGGATCGCGCTGCTCGTGTTCTCCTTCGGCGTCGAAATCGATATCTCCGCAGTGCGGACGGTTCTCGTCGACAGCGAACTCGCCGCGCTCGCGCAGATTCTCGTCGTCGGCTCGCTGGGGGTCGGGTTCGGGGTGATCCTCGGCGTCCCGCCCGAAGAGGCGCTCTTCCTCGGCGTGGCCGCGGCGCTCTCGTCGACGCTCGTCGGAACCGCGCTGTTACAGACCGAGATCGAAATGAACCTGGTTCGCGGTCGACTGGCCAGATCGATCCACTTCTCTCAGGACTTGCTGGCGATTCTTCTCGTCCTCGGGTTGAGCGCCGGGACGCTTGCCGTCGGTCCGATCGCGACGCTCGTGGGGTACGGTTTCGCGTTGCTCGTCGGTGCCGTCCTCGTTAACCGATACCTGTTCGACGTGATCGGCCGATTGGCCGGCGACTCGGACGAACTCATGATCCTCGGCGTCGTCTCGCTGCTCGCGGTGTTCGTCGGCGCGGCGGAGTTCGCTGGCATCTCGCTCGCCGTCGGCGCGTTCGCCGCCGGACTCGCGGTCCGACACGACCCCGTCGAGCACCTCGGGCTGTTCAACGGCCTCGCGTCGATCAAGGACTTCTTCGTCGCGATTTTCTTCCTGACGATCGGCGCGCTCGTCGTCCTTCCCTTCGTCGAACTCGGCTGGAGCGAGTCCGTCGAGAAGTTGGTCCTCGTGGCTGGACTCGTCTTCTTGACGACAGTAGTCAAGCCAGCGGTCACAACGATCATCCTGATCTATCGCGGGTACGAAGCTCGTTCGGCGACGCTGGCCAGCTTCAGCAGCGACCAGGTCAGCGAGTTCGCGCTCATCATCGCGATCGAAGCGCTCTTGCTCGGACTCCTGACCCAGTCGGTGTTCGACGCGATCATCCTCGCGGCCGCGGTGACGATGGTGACCTCGAGTCTCACGCAGCGCTACGACGAGCGGATCTATCGGAGCCTCGCCGACCGGGGCGTGATAACCGGACGACACGGAAAAATAGACGAGTGGAGCGACGTCTCCGCTCACCTCTTCGATCACGTCGTCATCGTCGGCTACGGCCGACACGGCCGAAAGCTGGTCGAAACCTGTGAAGCCCTCGAGCAACCGTACGTGGTCGTCGAGAACGATCCGCTCCGCAGGGAACTCGTCACCGAGGAGTGCGACGCGTTCGTCTTCGGCGACGCGATGGAACGCTACACGTGGGAGAAAGCGAACGTGAAGGACGCAAAACTCGTCGTCTCGACGGTCGACTCCGAGCCAGTTTCCAGGCGCGTTCTGTCGTTCGGATCCCAGAGTGACGTCATCTTGCAAGCGAGTGATCAGCCGACGGCGTTCGACTTACTCGACGACGGCGCGTTGTACGTCAGCGTTCCGAATCTACTCGCCGGGAAGCAACTGACCCACCAGATACGCGCCCTGTTAGACGACGACGTGTCACCCGCAGAACTCCGCTCGGAACAGCTCCAAGAGATAGAGAACCAGCCCGACGTTCCTCACCACCACTTGTGA
- a CDS encoding sulfatase-like hydrolase/transferase, translated as MSAFVNRPGMRNVVLLCLDSVRKDTFDDCAARVSERSDLTFEQCRAASSWSAPSYASMMTGKLPHEHGVHTHDTHVTGIDREETLLGDLESHRALGVSTNVFAGSAYGFDAFFDEFVDITEAYRYPDGLDPVAVRSDTERTGVGAYLEYLRRSLTHDHPGASLANGAVGFLDALSETAPIPKLFDDGASAVTRTSRSLIDDTEGPFFLFGSFMEAHTPLRHVRGFDRSLHPASNTFTTAEHTVWELMESADEHREFLETRRELYGASIEYLDRTIDAFLEWIHAETSRETTVVVTADHGENQGYDFEDGLVRHKSSLSEGLVHVPLLVSNPPEGYPETEDRYVSHLELRSLLAAMARDEVVDPTSDRVVAEHVGMSAGPEPPDRTEHWDRLMRAAYDGSTKYVWDSQGGREEYELDRDRPGWQRRVDDATLPEWATERFAVDAYEYKRRALAEAADSTTDGVDEGVQDRLEKLGYV; from the coding sequence ATGAGTGCGTTCGTGAACAGACCGGGCATGCGAAACGTCGTGTTGCTCTGTCTCGATTCCGTTCGGAAGGACACGTTCGACGACTGCGCCGCCCGCGTCTCCGAACGATCCGATCTGACGTTCGAGCAGTGCCGAGCCGCGAGTTCCTGGAGCGCCCCCAGTTACGCGAGCATGATGACGGGGAAACTCCCGCACGAACACGGCGTTCACACGCACGACACCCACGTAACCGGGATCGATCGCGAGGAGACGCTCCTCGGCGACCTCGAGTCACATCGCGCGCTGGGCGTCAGCACGAACGTCTTCGCCGGGTCGGCCTACGGCTTCGACGCGTTTTTCGACGAGTTCGTCGATATTACGGAAGCCTATCGATACCCCGACGGACTGGACCCCGTCGCCGTCCGCAGCGACACCGAGCGGACGGGTGTAGGTGCCTACCTCGAGTACCTCCGGCGGTCACTGACTCACGATCACCCGGGAGCCAGTCTGGCGAACGGAGCCGTCGGCTTCCTCGACGCCCTCTCCGAGACCGCACCGATTCCGAAGCTGTTCGACGACGGGGCGAGCGCCGTCACCCGAACCTCGCGGTCGCTGATCGACGACACCGAGGGCCCCTTCTTCCTCTTCGGGTCGTTCATGGAAGCCCACACGCCGCTGCGCCACGTCAGGGGCTTCGATCGGTCGCTTCACCCGGCGTCAAACACGTTCACGACCGCCGAGCACACCGTCTGGGAGCTGATGGAGTCGGCCGACGAGCACCGCGAGTTCCTCGAGACGCGCCGGGAGCTCTACGGGGCGTCCATCGAGTACCTCGACCGAACGATCGACGCCTTCCTCGAGTGGATCCACGCGGAGACGAGCCGCGAGACGACGGTCGTCGTGACGGCCGACCACGGCGAGAACCAGGGCTACGACTTCGAAGACGGACTCGTCCGACACAAGAGCAGCCTCTCGGAGGGACTGGTACACGTCCCGCTGCTCGTCAGCAACCCGCCCGAGGGCTACCCGGAGACCGAAGACCGCTACGTCTCACACCTCGAGCTTCGCTCGCTGCTCGCGGCGATGGCTCGAGACGAGGTCGTCGATCCGACGAGCGACCGCGTCGTCGCCGAACACGTCGGCATGAGCGCCGGACCCGAACCGCCGGACCGAACGGAGCACTGGGACCGGCTGATGCGGGCGGCCTACGACGGCTCGACGAAATACGTCTGGGACTCCCAGGGCGGCCGCGAGGAGTACGAACTCGACCGGGACCGGCCGGGCTGGCAGCGGCGCGTCGACGACGCGACCCTCCCGGAGTGGGCGACGGAGCGCTTCGCCGTCGACGCCTACGAATACAAGCGACGGGCGCTCGCCGAGGCGGCCGACAGCACGACCGACGGCGTCGACGAGGGCGTTCAGGACAGACTCGAGAAACTCGGTTACGTCTGA